A portion of the Micromonospora vinacea genome contains these proteins:
- a CDS encoding MFS transporter, whose product MSARRSLGRRFGWLWASYAVSAYGSGLGFGALPLIAVLVLQASPAQVSVLAALGPAVGALIALPLGPWVEFHRKRQVMIAMDLARFAVLLTIPVAYALGRLSFGQLLVVSAVVATARIAFNAASGAFLKALVRPDDLLVANARFESTTWSSIALGPPLGGAAVGLFGPVVTIVADALSYLLSALGLAAIRGHEEDHPRRTGAARVRAGELLDGWRHLLTHPGLRALYLNQLLVAGLIMATEPLLAVLLLGELGFPPWQYGLAFAVPCVGGLIGSRLARRVVARYGQHRIIRAVGTLRAIWLIGLAVVQPGVVGLATVIAVEFAIIISMSLYNPVLATYRLEQTPKDRIVRTLSAWSIGSSAAIAILSALGGLLAQATSPRTAITVAGLLILASPLLLPRRQDTDRPAPERPARVSTIA is encoded by the coding sequence TTGTCCGCGAGGCGATCGCTGGGTCGGCGGTTCGGATGGTTGTGGGCGTCGTACGCGGTCAGCGCCTACGGCTCGGGACTGGGCTTCGGCGCGTTGCCGCTGATCGCCGTGCTGGTGTTGCAGGCCAGCCCCGCTCAGGTGTCCGTGTTGGCCGCGCTGGGGCCGGCGGTGGGCGCGCTGATCGCGTTGCCGCTCGGGCCGTGGGTGGAGTTCCACCGCAAGCGCCAGGTGATGATCGCGATGGACCTGGCCCGGTTCGCGGTCCTGCTGACGATTCCCGTCGCGTACGCGCTGGGCCGGCTCAGCTTCGGGCAGTTGCTTGTCGTCTCGGCCGTGGTCGCCACCGCCAGGATCGCCTTCAACGCGGCCAGCGGCGCCTTCCTCAAGGCCCTCGTGCGGCCGGACGACCTGCTGGTGGCGAACGCGCGGTTCGAGTCGACCACCTGGAGCTCGATCGCGCTCGGGCCACCGCTGGGCGGCGCCGCGGTCGGCCTGTTCGGGCCGGTCGTCACCATCGTGGCCGACGCGCTCAGCTACCTGCTCTCGGCGCTGGGCCTCGCGGCCATTCGCGGCCACGAGGAGGACCACCCCCGGCGCACCGGCGCGGCCCGGGTCCGGGCCGGTGAGCTGCTCGACGGCTGGCGGCACCTGCTCACCCACCCCGGCCTGCGGGCGCTCTACCTCAACCAGTTGCTCGTCGCGGGACTGATCATGGCCACCGAGCCGCTGCTGGCCGTACTCCTGCTCGGTGAGTTGGGTTTTCCGCCCTGGCAGTACGGCCTCGCCTTCGCCGTGCCCTGCGTCGGCGGTCTCATCGGGTCACGTCTGGCCCGTCGGGTGGTGGCGCGCTACGGCCAACACCGGATCATCCGCGCCGTGGGCACGCTGCGCGCGATCTGGCTGATCGGCCTCGCCGTCGTCCAACCCGGCGTGGTCGGTCTTGCCACCGTGATCGCCGTCGAGTTCGCGATCATCATCAGCATGAGCCTGTACAACCCGGTGCTCGCCACGTACCGCCTGGAACAGACTCCGAAGGACCGCATCGTCCGAACCCTGTCGGCCTGGTCGATCGGCAGCAGCGCGGCCATCGCCATCCTCAGCGCGCTCGGTGGGCTGCTCGCGCAGGCCACCAGCCCCCGCACGGCGATCACGGTCGCCGGGCTGCTGATCCTCGCGAGCCCGCTGCTGCTGCCCCGACGCCAGGACACCGATCGGCCGGCACCGGAGCGCCCCGCGCGGGTCTCTACGATCGCGTGA
- a CDS encoding NUDIX domain-containing protein, which produces MTEQNAKDRAPAVSCVFVCHDGSGRVLLARRSCGARDEPGTWDTGAGALEFGETFEAAVSREVREEYSTQPLDITILGVRNVLRDDPPSHWVAVTFAVRVDPTTVAIGEPHKFDELGWFTADALPEPAHSQLLPTLALLSNG; this is translated from the coding sequence ATGACCGAACAGAACGCGAAGGATCGCGCCCCGGCGGTCTCCTGCGTATTTGTCTGCCACGACGGCTCAGGACGAGTGCTGCTCGCCCGGCGCAGCTGCGGCGCCCGCGACGAGCCAGGGACCTGGGACACCGGCGCGGGAGCACTGGAGTTCGGTGAGACCTTTGAAGCCGCCGTCAGCCGGGAGGTCCGGGAGGAGTACTCCACACAGCCGCTCGACATCACCATCCTCGGTGTACGCAATGTGCTGCGCGACGACCCACCCTCGCACTGGGTCGCCGTGACCTTCGCCGTACGAGTCGACCCGACCACGGTCGCTATCGGCGAACCGCACAAGTTCGACGAACTCGGCTGGTTCACCGCCGACGCCCTACCCGAACCGGCGCACTCGCAGTTACTGCCCACGCTGGCCTTGCTTTCCAACGGATGA
- a CDS encoding carbon-nitrogen hydrolase family protein, with protein sequence MEEALRIAVAQPAVVAYDVAANVATHAKIVRTAGARLVVFPELSLTGYNLDAPALTCDDPRLVQIVAACADADAVALVGAPLADADGHAYIATLLVDGESVTVAYRKIHLHPPEDERFTPGDEHVVLDLDGRRLGLAICRDASLAEHAAATVTAGADAYVASTLNSPTDPRDARMHARAITHRMHVVLSCGAGPDGPLLTAGGSGFWAPDGTVIAQAGATPGEVVVTDLP encoded by the coding sequence GTGGAGGAAGCCTTGCGCATCGCCGTGGCTCAGCCTGCGGTCGTGGCGTACGACGTCGCCGCGAACGTGGCCACTCATGCGAAGATCGTGCGTACGGCAGGGGCGAGGCTGGTGGTGTTCCCGGAGTTGTCGCTGACGGGGTACAACCTCGACGCGCCAGCGTTGACTTGCGACGATCCGCGACTGGTACAGATCGTGGCGGCGTGCGCTGATGCCGACGCGGTCGCGTTGGTCGGCGCGCCGCTCGCTGATGCTGATGGCCACGCCTACATCGCGACGTTGCTGGTCGACGGCGAGAGCGTGACGGTGGCCTATCGGAAGATCCATCTGCACCCCCCGGAGGACGAGCGGTTTACTCCGGGCGACGAGCACGTCGTGCTCGACCTCGACGGGCGACGGCTCGGGCTGGCGATCTGCCGGGACGCCTCGCTTGCCGAGCATGCGGCCGCGACGGTCACGGCAGGCGCCGACGCATACGTTGCGAGCACCCTCAACTCGCCTACGGACCCGCGCGATGCGCGGATGCACGCGCGTGCGATTACGCACCGGATGCATGTGGTGCTGTCCTGCGGCGCGGGGCCGGACGGGCCGCTGTTGACTGCGGGTGGCTCCGGGTTTTGGGCGCCGGACGGTACAGTCATCGCGCAGGCCGGCGCCACGCCGGGTGAGGTGGTCGTGACCGACCTGCCCTGA
- a CDS encoding tyrosine-type recombinase/integrase yields the protein MKNGVTVRVAVDRFLGSARCRNPNTRRAYTGVLDRLAGHLDPGRELAATTGQDIADAMAVLTRRDVPLREKTLWRMLYETCARAGEILALDIADLELEARRAKVVSKGGAVEYVYWASGTAHLLRGRTAGPVFLSERRPGPARRPAARDLRPATGRARLGYDRARVLLNH from the coding sequence GTGAAGAACGGTGTGACGGTCCGGGTCGCGGTCGACCGGTTCCTCGGCTCGGCCCGGTGCCGCAACCCGAACACCCGCCGCGCCTACACCGGGGTCCTCGACCGGCTCGCCGGGCACCTCGACCCCGGACGGGAACTTGCCGCCACCACAGGGCAGGACATCGCCGACGCCATGGCCGTGCTGACCCGCCGTGACGTGCCACTGCGGGAGAAGACGCTGTGGCGGATGCTGTACGAGACCTGCGCCCGCGCTGGCGAGATCCTCGCCCTCGACATCGCTGACCTGGAACTGGAGGCCCGCCGCGCCAAGGTGGTGTCCAAGGGCGGGGCGGTCGAATACGTGTACTGGGCCTCCGGCACTGCCCACCTGCTACGCGGTCGGACGGCCGGGCCGGTGTTCCTGTCCGAACGCCGCCCCGGCCCGGCCCGCCGCCCGGCGGCGAGGGACCTGCGCCCGGCCACTGGACGGGCCAGGTTGGGCTACGACCGCGCCCGGGTACTCCTGAACCACTAG